One Physeter macrocephalus isolate SW-GA chromosome 19, ASM283717v5, whole genome shotgun sequence genomic window carries:
- the LOC112064103 gene encoding tumor protein D52-like yields MDRGEQGLLRTDPVPEEGEDVAATISATETLSEEEREELRRELAKVEEENQTLSQVLAAKEKHLTEIKRKLGMNSLQKLKQNIAKGWQDVTATSVYKKTSETLSQAGQKASAAFSSVGSVITKKLEDAKNSPTFK; encoded by the coding sequence ATGGATCGCGGCGAGCAAGGTCTACTGAGAACAGACCCAGTACCCGAGGAAGGAGAAGATGTTGCTGCCACTATCAGTGCCACTGAGACCCTATCAGAGGAGGAGCGAGAAGAGCTAAGAAGAGAACTTGCTAAGGTAGAAGAAGAAAACCAGACTCTGTCTCAAGTGTTagcagcaaaagaaaagcacCTAACAGAGATCAAGCGGAAACTTGGGATGAATTCACTacagaaactaaaacagaacATTGCCAAAGGGTGGCAAGATGTGACAGCCACGTCTGTGTACAAGAAGACCTCTGAAACCTTATCTCAGGCTGGACAGAAGGCTTCAGCTGCTTTTTCATCTGTTGGATCAGTCATCACCAAAAAGCTGGAAGATGCAAAAAACTCTCCAACTTTCAAATAA